The Ensifer adhaerens genome contains a region encoding:
- a CDS encoding sugar ABC transporter ATP-binding protein, translating into MDRLEMRGVSKEFGGIAALDDAQFSARSGEVHALMGENGAGKSTFMKVLAGAYQHDRGEIRIDGEPVSIASPHDAMRRGISIIYQEFSLAQHLTVAENILIEALGHNFVIDRKAMRARAAALLSGMGFDDVDPDEIVGNLTVAHQQVVEICKALSRECSILILDEPTAVLTNHETEKLFKLVRQLRDRGVCIIYISHRLDEIFSLCDRVTVLKDGATVGTWETAALDHKSLVNLMIGRELTDFFPRREVTLGPVAMEVENLATGALVSGVTFNVRRGEVLGIGGLVGAGRTEVLRAIFGADPLSEGEVRLRGQALGVRRPGGAVRAGIGLVPEDRKREGCLLNMSILTNAMLTPVNPHLGFLGLLRNRKERAATESLRKGLNLKTASIDADAGTLSGGNQQKVVLMKWLVSGCDVLLLDEPTRGVDVGAKVEIYRVINELAANGAAIVMVSSEMLELIGMCDRVVVMHSGRIAGELCGDLITEEGIIELAMGPENVQ; encoded by the coding sequence ATGGACCGCCTAGAAATGCGGGGGGTTTCCAAGGAGTTCGGCGGCATCGCCGCACTTGACGATGCGCAGTTCTCTGCCCGGTCCGGCGAAGTGCACGCCCTCATGGGCGAAAATGGCGCCGGCAAATCGACATTCATGAAGGTTCTCGCGGGCGCCTATCAGCACGACAGGGGCGAAATCCGCATCGACGGTGAACCGGTCAGCATTGCCAGCCCCCACGACGCGATGCGCCGAGGAATATCGATCATCTACCAGGAATTCTCCCTCGCTCAGCACCTGACAGTGGCAGAGAACATTCTCATCGAAGCTTTGGGTCACAACTTCGTAATCGACAGGAAGGCTATGAGGGCGCGCGCGGCTGCGCTTCTTTCCGGAATGGGCTTTGATGACGTTGATCCTGATGAAATCGTCGGCAACCTCACGGTCGCCCACCAGCAGGTCGTCGAGATCTGCAAGGCTCTCTCCCGAGAATGCTCGATCCTGATACTGGACGAACCGACCGCGGTACTTACCAACCACGAGACTGAGAAGCTCTTCAAACTCGTGCGGCAACTGCGTGACCGGGGCGTCTGTATCATCTACATCTCTCACCGTCTGGACGAGATCTTTAGCCTCTGTGATCGCGTGACCGTACTGAAAGACGGCGCGACCGTCGGGACCTGGGAGACGGCTGCCCTTGATCATAAGAGCCTTGTCAACCTGATGATCGGTCGCGAGCTGACGGACTTCTTTCCGCGGCGTGAGGTAACCCTCGGCCCCGTCGCCATGGAGGTTGAGAACCTGGCAACGGGCGCGCTCGTCTCAGGCGTCACATTCAACGTTAGACGCGGCGAAGTCCTCGGGATAGGCGGACTGGTCGGAGCCGGCCGCACGGAGGTTCTACGTGCCATTTTCGGAGCCGATCCGCTCTCTGAGGGCGAAGTTCGCCTCCGGGGTCAAGCCTTGGGAGTCCGTCGTCCGGGCGGGGCGGTGCGCGCTGGAATCGGCCTGGTGCCGGAGGACCGGAAACGCGAGGGATGTCTTCTGAACATGTCGATTCTCACGAACGCGATGCTAACTCCGGTCAACCCCCATCTCGGCTTTTTGGGGTTGCTTCGGAATCGCAAAGAGCGAGCCGCTACCGAGTCCCTGCGGAAAGGACTCAACTTGAAGACGGCGAGCATCGATGCTGATGCCGGCACTCTTTCGGGGGGCAACCAGCAAAAGGTTGTCCTGATGAAATGGCTCGTTTCCGGATGCGACGTACTTCTACTCGACGAGCCGACGCGCGGAGTAGACGTAGGCGCCAAGGTTGAGATCTATCGCGTCATCAACGAACTGGCGGCCAACGGAGCCGCCATCGTCATGGTGTCCTCCGAAATGCTCGAACTGATCGGCATGTGCGATCGAGTGGTCGTCATGCACTCCGGGCGCATCGCCGGCGAGCTCTGCGGTGATCTCATAACGGAAGAGGGAATCATAGAATTGGCAATGGGGCCTGAAAATGTCCAATAA
- a CDS encoding ABC transporter permease, translated as MSNNRRATGLVSTLINYNIYIMLATLLVVSAMLSEHFLTLQNISNLLRQLAPLALVSIGMLLVVLTGGIDLSVGSAAAIGGMGVAMAMPMLPFEGGAALLVCILGAVLFGTLLGAINGLLVAGFGMASFVATLAMMTMARGLAYMLSNGQPVRFPRDLATAQILTEFGSKGVPGVNVPWPVLSVLLVIALFVFLLRQTSWGRLTVATGSNENAVRLAGLPVWRYKFLAFTLCGALSALAGVFVTARTAVGTPVTGVGLELDAIAACVIGGALLSGGKGTVTNTMIGVLILGLIGNIMNLMSVPAYPQQIIKGVIIILAVLMQGFGAHATRRI; from the coding sequence ATGTCCAATAATCGAAGGGCCACCGGCCTCGTTTCTACGTTGATAAACTACAACATCTACATCATGCTGGCGACACTTCTGGTTGTCTCCGCGATGTTGTCGGAGCACTTCCTGACCCTGCAGAACATCTCCAATCTGCTGCGGCAGCTTGCGCCGCTGGCGCTCGTTTCCATCGGCATGCTGCTGGTAGTCCTGACGGGCGGGATTGATCTCTCGGTGGGCTCCGCGGCCGCGATCGGCGGCATGGGCGTGGCCATGGCCATGCCGATGTTGCCTTTCGAAGGAGGAGCGGCACTGCTGGTATGCATCCTTGGCGCGGTGCTTTTCGGGACCTTGCTGGGAGCCATAAACGGCCTGCTCGTGGCAGGTTTCGGAATGGCGTCATTCGTCGCCACACTCGCGATGATGACGATGGCCCGCGGGCTTGCCTACATGCTGTCGAACGGCCAGCCTGTCCGCTTTCCGCGCGACTTGGCTACCGCACAGATCCTTACGGAGTTCGGCAGTAAAGGCGTCCCTGGGGTCAACGTGCCCTGGCCCGTGCTGTCGGTATTGCTCGTAATCGCGCTCTTCGTGTTCCTGCTCCGCCAGACAAGCTGGGGGCGGCTCACCGTCGCAACCGGCAGCAATGAGAATGCTGTCCGCCTCGCCGGCCTGCCGGTATGGCGCTACAAGTTCCTCGCCTTTACGCTCTGCGGCGCGCTATCGGCTCTTGCGGGCGTATTCGTCACTGCGCGCACGGCGGTCGGCACACCCGTAACGGGCGTCGGTCTGGAGCTGGACGCCATCGCGGCGTGCGTGATCGGCGGCGCCCTGCTCTCCGGCGGCAAGGGCACGGTGACGAACACGATGATTGGCGTCCTAATCCTCGGGCTGATCGGCAACATCATGAATCTCATGAGCGTCCCCGCCTACCCGCAACAAATCATCAAGGGCGTCATCATCATCCTAGCGGTGCTCATGCAAGGCTTCGGTGCACACGCGACGCGCCGCATCTGA
- a CDS encoding shikimate dehydrogenase family protein has protein sequence MISGNTRFVPLLAHPCRHVRTPPLFNAECERQGLDMIMVPLDVRPDMLQQTVFSLRAVENVAGMVITIPHKGSVSALCDRRVGAAELVGACNVIRREADSTLTGGMLDGEGFVAGLRHEGHEPAGRRTLLVGAGGAASGVAHALLQAGVVDLTIANRSSEKAEYLARQLAVSFPHARVVVGSAHPGGYDLIVNGTALGMHEGDPLPVDPVGLDKGSVVAEVVMQPDMTPLLIAAEASGCRVHRGIHMIEQQVQLLVDFLR, from the coding sequence ATGATTTCTGGAAATACGCGTTTCGTTCCCCTTCTCGCCCATCCGTGTCGCCATGTGCGCACGCCGCCCCTCTTCAATGCCGAGTGCGAAAGGCAAGGCTTGGACATGATCATGGTGCCGCTAGACGTGCGCCCCGACATGCTGCAACAGACCGTCTTTAGCTTGCGGGCCGTGGAAAACGTCGCGGGCATGGTCATCACCATCCCACACAAGGGATCGGTGTCCGCCTTGTGTGATCGTAGGGTGGGGGCCGCGGAACTGGTCGGTGCCTGCAATGTGATCCGCAGAGAGGCTGACAGCACCTTGACGGGGGGGATGTTGGATGGAGAGGGCTTCGTTGCGGGGCTTCGGCACGAAGGCCATGAGCCTGCCGGGCGGCGGACGTTGCTTGTGGGCGCGGGCGGTGCCGCGAGCGGTGTGGCTCATGCTTTGCTTCAAGCGGGTGTCGTTGACCTGACGATCGCCAACCGGTCTTCCGAGAAGGCAGAGTACCTCGCAAGACAGCTTGCCGTTTCCTTCCCGCATGCCCGGGTCGTGGTGGGCTCGGCCCACCCAGGCGGATACGATTTGATTGTAAATGGAACGGCGCTCGGTATGCATGAAGGGGACCCTTTGCCGGTGGATCCCGTTGGGCTCGATAAGGGTTCTGTCGTCGCGGAGGTGGTCATGCAGCCGGACATGACGCCCTTGCTCATCGCGGCCGAAGCGAGCGGATGCCGGGTTCACAGAGGAATCCATATGATTGAGCAACAAGTGCAACTGCTGGTCGATTTTCTCAGATAA
- a CDS encoding glycerol dehydrogenase: MTSPLNIFDSQLKVFGAPSRYVQGRGILDRTGTFAAQLGKSAVLVADAQILPLVRDVLRKSCRTSGVSLQILPFSGVLTPETGQQLSSALGYGAPDIVIAAGGGRAIDAGKALADIRDLRLITLPTVASNDAPTSKNYVLYDEQEMLVEVRHLARNPDFVVVDTELLAGAPKFMFAAGLGDALSKKAEAAACANGRGLTMFRARPTQLAGTIAALCYDTLIEYGMAAYDAAGSGNPTEEFEAAVEAMILMAGLGFESGGLSVPHALTRGLPRIPGVARRPHGFQVAYGLAVHHQLMVEPMSPALDDLYRHVGLPRNLASLAGHPIERQHLSTVAEASIAVPHMLNFPHPVTIDDLVAAMVAVEAAPA; encoded by the coding sequence ATGACCTCCCCATTAAATATTTTTGACTCCCAACTCAAAGTTTTCGGCGCCCCGTCACGTTACGTCCAGGGGCGCGGGATCCTTGACCGAACAGGCACTTTTGCCGCGCAGCTCGGCAAGAGTGCCGTACTGGTTGCGGACGCTCAGATACTTCCGCTAGTGCGCGATGTTTTGCGGAAATCTTGCCGAACGTCTGGAGTCTCGCTTCAGATTCTGCCGTTCTCCGGGGTGCTCACCCCTGAAACCGGGCAGCAACTATCGAGCGCCTTGGGCTACGGCGCGCCAGACATCGTCATCGCTGCTGGCGGTGGGCGGGCAATAGACGCGGGAAAGGCGCTAGCCGACATTCGCGACCTGCGGCTGATCACACTTCCCACAGTCGCTTCAAACGATGCGCCGACTAGCAAGAATTACGTTCTGTATGACGAACAAGAAATGCTGGTCGAAGTCAGGCATCTCGCGCGCAATCCAGATTTCGTGGTCGTAGACACCGAGTTGCTCGCCGGAGCCCCGAAATTCATGTTTGCGGCCGGACTGGGTGATGCTCTCTCAAAAAAGGCGGAGGCCGCCGCGTGCGCCAATGGCCGCGGCCTGACCATGTTCCGCGCACGCCCGACCCAACTTGCCGGCACGATCGCCGCCCTTTGCTACGACACGCTGATCGAATACGGCATGGCCGCCTACGATGCGGCCGGCTCTGGAAACCCGACAGAGGAGTTCGAGGCGGCTGTTGAAGCCATGATATTGATGGCGGGACTGGGCTTTGAAAGCGGTGGTCTTTCGGTCCCGCATGCCCTGACCCGGGGTCTGCCGCGCATCCCAGGCGTTGCGCGTCGACCCCACGGATTTCAGGTGGCCTACGGGCTAGCAGTGCATCACCAGCTCATGGTCGAGCCCATGTCGCCCGCCCTTGACGATCTCTATCGACACGTGGGTCTGCCTCGAAACCTTGCTTCCCTTGCCGGTCATCCGATTGAACGGCAGCACCTGAGTACGGTTGCCGAAGCCTCGATCGCTGTGCCGCACATGCTGAACTTCCCTCATCCAGTCACGATCGACGATCTCGTCGCTGCGATGGTGGCCGTGGAAGCGGCGCCCGCATAA
- a CDS encoding SDR family NAD(P)-dependent oxidoreductase: MLNQMEERLAVVTGGGTGIGRAVAELLIESGYRVVALGLDRDPDLNEAVTFRQVDITDTAASVAALPEGLPVAGLVNCAGMLRHQQEWETEAFEQVMRVNVTAGFAFANALLDRLQAAGGSVVNVASMWAIFGSPGAPAYTASKGAVAAVTRSQAVAWAGRGVRVNSVAPGWVETRISEKARTDAERAQRIGARIPLGRWAKPAEVASVVRFLLSEDAGYVTGAMIPVDGGYSVC, from the coding sequence ATGCTCAATCAAATGGAAGAACGCCTTGCGGTTGTTACTGGCGGAGGCACTGGCATCGGTCGCGCCGTGGCAGAACTACTAATCGAAAGCGGTTACAGGGTTGTCGCGCTTGGCCTCGATCGGGACCCCGACCTGAACGAGGCGGTCACATTCCGCCAGGTCGACATCACGGACACTGCAGCAAGTGTCGCGGCGTTGCCGGAAGGCCTGCCAGTAGCGGGCCTTGTCAATTGCGCTGGGATGTTGCGTCACCAACAGGAGTGGGAGACCGAAGCCTTTGAACAGGTGATGCGTGTCAACGTAACCGCGGGCTTCGCCTTTGCCAACGCCCTCCTTGATCGACTGCAAGCGGCAGGCGGTTCGGTCGTCAACGTCGCTTCCATGTGGGCAATTTTCGGTTCGCCTGGCGCGCCAGCTTACACTGCGAGCAAAGGCGCCGTCGCTGCAGTGACGCGATCTCAAGCTGTTGCTTGGGCTGGGCGAGGCGTGCGTGTCAATTCGGTCGCTCCAGGTTGGGTGGAAACGCGAATTTCTGAGAAGGCCCGCACGGACGCCGAGCGGGCGCAACGTATCGGCGCCCGCATTCCGTTGGGTCGCTGGGCAAAGCCAGCTGAAGTCGCCTCCGTCGTGCGATTTCTCCTCTCAGAAGATGCTGGCTACGTGACGGGCGCAATGATTCCCGTAGATGGCGGTTACTCTGTTTGCTAG
- a CDS encoding zinc-binding dehydrogenase, translating into MKAWVHDETGDPDVLQLRDRPVPRPGRNELLIRNRAVGLNPVDWKFILWGHDAWEWPHVPGVDGAGVVEAVGEGVCQIEAGARVAYHNDLLKPGSFAEYTVIPARSAIPLPDALPFATAAAIPCPWLTAHQAIEKVNLQSGCHVLVTGASGAVGGALLQLAHVRGWIVHAVGSSPQFDRLLSLGAATVTDYRKEGWKDGWARRAKQQPLHAVFDMVSGAHAASLAPLLTANGHLVCIQDRQEAAPLPAFSTTISLHEVGLNAMHLHACDRQWGRLVAAGAEIAQGISKGVFDPQIIEIAEFGDLPNALNRLKAGPNPGNRVVAI; encoded by the coding sequence ATGAAAGCTTGGGTTCACGACGAGACGGGCGATCCGGACGTATTGCAACTTCGTGATAGACCTGTCCCCAGGCCGGGGCGGAACGAGCTGCTCATACGCAACCGTGCTGTCGGTCTTAATCCGGTTGATTGGAAGTTCATCCTCTGGGGCCATGATGCATGGGAATGGCCGCATGTTCCCGGTGTCGACGGCGCCGGTGTGGTAGAAGCGGTCGGCGAAGGCGTATGCCAGATCGAGGCCGGCGCACGGGTTGCCTATCACAACGACCTGCTCAAGCCCGGCTCGTTCGCCGAGTATACGGTGATCCCTGCCCGTTCGGCGATTCCGTTGCCCGATGCGCTTCCTTTTGCGACCGCGGCGGCAATCCCCTGCCCGTGGCTTACCGCGCATCAGGCAATTGAGAAGGTAAACCTCCAGTCCGGCTGCCACGTACTCGTTACCGGCGCCTCAGGTGCGGTCGGCGGGGCTCTGCTCCAACTGGCTCACGTCCGAGGTTGGATCGTCCACGCGGTCGGTTCGTCTCCACAATTCGATCGCCTCCTGAGTCTTGGCGCGGCAACGGTCACGGACTATCGCAAGGAGGGCTGGAAGGACGGTTGGGCGCGACGAGCCAAACAGCAGCCGCTCCATGCCGTATTTGACATGGTCAGCGGCGCTCACGCCGCGAGCCTTGCCCCGCTATTAACAGCAAACGGCCATTTGGTCTGCATTCAAGATAGGCAGGAGGCCGCACCTCTTCCCGCTTTTTCCACGACCATCTCGCTACACGAAGTCGGTCTGAATGCCATGCACTTGCACGCCTGTGATCGTCAGTGGGGTCGGCTGGTCGCGGCCGGCGCCGAGATCGCGCAGGGTATTTCCAAGGGCGTTTTCGATCCACAGATTATTGAGATTGCTGAATTCGGCGACCTCCCGAACGCGCTCAATCGCCTCAAGGCCGGTCCGAACCCCGGTAATCGCGTGGTCGCGATCTAG
- a CDS encoding LysR family transcriptional regulator, protein MDNRAGEMLVFVRVVEAGSFSEAARLLLMTPSTVSRLVQRIEQRLDVRLLERSTRKLVMTDEGRLYYERSSQLLSELEEIEGSLTRDARTARGTIRVNASVAFGTFGIEPLLMEFWSKHPSIVVNLSLSDEIIDLYLDRTDIAFRVGALTDSSLTARRIGVARRRMVASPGYLEKHGVPAVIEDLDNHNCLGFNFRRSQPVWPLSQGGRIVDRLVHGNFLANNGETVRRLAVAGAGVARLADFHVDADLAAGTLVEILADTGQDTEEVHAIFLGGQNVPQRVRIFLDFIVPRLQNFMSGRS, encoded by the coding sequence ATGGATAACAGAGCGGGTGAAATGTTGGTTTTTGTGAGAGTCGTCGAAGCCGGCAGCTTCTCCGAAGCCGCGCGACTGCTGTTGATGACGCCGTCGACCGTAAGCAGGCTTGTCCAGCGCATCGAACAGCGGCTCGACGTGCGACTGCTCGAACGATCCACACGCAAGTTGGTGATGACCGACGAAGGACGCCTCTACTATGAGCGAAGCAGTCAACTGCTTTCCGAACTTGAGGAGATCGAAGGTTCGTTGACCCGAGACGCGCGCACCGCCCGCGGCACAATCCGCGTAAATGCCTCGGTCGCTTTTGGGACATTCGGCATTGAGCCGCTGCTCATGGAATTTTGGAGCAAACATCCGAGCATTGTTGTCAATCTCTCACTGTCAGACGAGATCATTGATCTCTACTTGGACCGCACCGATATCGCCTTTCGGGTGGGAGCCTTGACCGATTCGTCGCTAACGGCACGGCGGATCGGGGTAGCGCGTCGGCGAATGGTCGCCTCGCCCGGGTATCTTGAAAAACACGGTGTACCGGCAGTCATTGAAGATCTCGATAACCACAACTGTCTCGGGTTCAATTTTCGACGCTCACAGCCAGTGTGGCCCCTCAGCCAAGGAGGCCGCATCGTCGACCGCCTAGTCCACGGGAACTTTCTTGCCAACAACGGCGAGACCGTTCGACGCCTTGCCGTCGCCGGCGCCGGAGTAGCACGACTTGCTGATTTTCATGTTGACGCCGATTTGGCCGCCGGAACTTTGGTCGAGATCCTTGCGGATACAGGTCAGGACACCGAGGAAGTGCATGCCATCTTCCTCGGTGGCCAAAACGTTCCGCAGCGCGTTCGGATCTTTCTTGATTTCATAGTGCCGCGTCTTCAGAACTTCATGTCCGGACGATCTTAG
- a CDS encoding L-dopachrome tautomerase-related protein encodes MNSSWKMALGAAAVAAGALAFIAGASAAELETIAKFSDFRPGNPAISDDGRLFVTMSALGGSKLNVVEVLKDGTTKPFPDEAWSGKPGSRDVVGINSTIGIQATSDGTLWVLDMGNRSASPAQPPKLVGWDLDSGQLKQVFFIPDPVLRDNSFLQDFAVDVERGVAVLADMTQPFASDEGPAPSNPAFVIVDLKTGMTRRVLENDPSFSPSGEPIVIDGTTVLHKPKNGPSFPPTYPLNPVSIDPDFNWVYFGAMGNKVVYRIPAEALADESLDDAALSKRIERYADKPETDGFDVDNKGQVYVTDVENFAVGVTSPAGYKVLAQDKEKLTWPDGVSVSKDGWLYIVSNELNTLAALNNGEDVSSPPYYVHRLKLD; translated from the coding sequence ATGAACTCCTCATGGAAAATGGCGTTGGGTGCCGCTGCCGTTGCAGCAGGCGCACTGGCTTTCATCGCCGGCGCCTCGGCCGCCGAATTGGAAACGATTGCGAAGTTCTCCGATTTTAGACCGGGGAATCCAGCGATCAGCGACGATGGTCGGCTTTTTGTGACGATGTCGGCGTTGGGCGGATCAAAGCTCAACGTTGTCGAAGTTCTCAAGGACGGCACCACCAAGCCGTTCCCGGATGAGGCTTGGTCTGGCAAGCCCGGATCGCGGGATGTGGTGGGAATTAATTCCACGATTGGAATCCAAGCAACGTCCGACGGAACTCTCTGGGTTCTCGACATGGGAAATCGCTCGGCCTCACCCGCCCAGCCCCCGAAGCTTGTCGGCTGGGACCTCGACAGCGGACAGCTGAAGCAGGTGTTCTTCATCCCCGATCCGGTACTGCGCGACAATTCCTTCCTGCAGGACTTCGCGGTTGACGTGGAGCGGGGGGTCGCGGTCCTTGCCGACATGACCCAACCCTTCGCAAGCGACGAGGGCCCGGCGCCGAGCAATCCAGCGTTCGTCATCGTCGATCTCAAAACCGGAATGACGCGCCGCGTCCTCGAGAACGATCCGAGCTTCAGCCCGAGCGGCGAACCTATTGTCATTGACGGCACGACGGTTCTGCACAAACCAAAGAACGGTCCGTCTTTCCCGCCGACGTATCCGCTGAACCCCGTTTCGATCGATCCCGATTTCAATTGGGTCTACTTTGGAGCGATGGGCAACAAAGTCGTCTACCGCATCCCTGCAGAGGCGCTCGCTGATGAATCACTTGACGACGCCGCTCTATCCAAGCGGATCGAGCGTTATGCCGACAAGCCGGAGACGGACGGCTTTGACGTTGACAACAAGGGACAAGTCTACGTCACAGATGTCGAGAACTTTGCAGTCGGGGTGACTTCGCCAGCGGGCTACAAGGTACTCGCGCAAGACAAAGAGAAGCTAACTTGGCCTGACGGTGTTTCCGTTTCAAAGGACGGCTGGCTGTACATCGTGTCAAACGAATTGAACACCTTGGCAGCATTGAACAACGGAGAGGACGTTTCGTCTCCACCCTACTACGTCCACAGACTGAAACTCGATTAA
- a CDS encoding putative quinol monooxygenase, translated as MTNAHRQGDGVTRRHLAKSLGAGAFMTAAFVGSANAQTPAGTAPPFELPQGAVTVVAYLQASGGRENKLAEISSHLMAEVRENEPGNLLFQTHRGADVPGLILFYEVFATEEAFQAHKDAEHTKRWFREIEPLVAGPVQVFVLRAV; from the coding sequence ATGACCAATGCACATAGACAAGGGGATGGCGTAACTCGCCGCCATCTGGCGAAAAGTCTCGGCGCGGGAGCGTTTATGACTGCGGCTTTCGTGGGTTCGGCCAACGCGCAGACTCCTGCCGGGACCGCCCCACCCTTCGAACTCCCGCAGGGCGCGGTGACGGTTGTCGCCTACCTTCAGGCTAGCGGAGGACGGGAAAACAAACTCGCGGAAATCAGCAGTCACTTGATGGCTGAAGTTCGCGAAAACGAACCCGGCAACCTTCTTTTTCAGACCCATCGGGGCGCGGACGTGCCGGGCCTCATACTCTTCTACGAGGTCTTCGCCACCGAAGAAGCATTCCAGGCGCACAAGGACGCCGAGCACACCAAGCGTTGGTTTCGCGAGATCGAACCACTGGTCGCCGGCCCGGTCCAAGTTTTCGTCCTTCGTGCCGTGTGA
- a CDS encoding cupin domain-containing protein, which produces MHAKHKKWQALFAVAIIALPAGLSDVGPAAAQGISEDYVVFNAPEVAKDFPSSAATVVVDKRLVEQPTSGLRVERVYQTIPPHKHERTDVYNYLVSGRAKFAVGDQPAQEIGPGTTIFVKKGTVHSFPELIEGPLVFVTIETPPRDPSDVVFVGQSADKAFISTEQPK; this is translated from the coding sequence ATGCATGCGAAACATAAAAAATGGCAGGCACTTTTCGCTGTTGCCATCATCGCCCTCCCGGCCGGTCTTTCCGATGTCGGCCCTGCGGCGGCTCAAGGTATTTCTGAAGATTACGTCGTCTTCAATGCCCCTGAAGTGGCGAAAGACTTTCCTTCGTCCGCCGCCACCGTGGTCGTCGACAAGCGTCTGGTGGAGCAGCCCACATCGGGTCTGCGCGTTGAGCGCGTCTATCAAACGATACCGCCGCACAAGCACGAACGCACCGACGTCTACAACTACCTGGTTTCTGGCCGTGCAAAGTTTGCAGTCGGCGATCAGCCCGCTCAGGAAATCGGTCCTGGCACGACAATTTTCGTCAAGAAGGGGACAGTCCACTCGTTTCCCGAACTGATCGAAGGGCCGCTTGTCTTCGTGACCATCGAAACGCCCCCGCGTGACCCGTCGGACGTCGTCTTCGTCGGCCAGAGTGCTGACAAGGCCTTCATTTCCACCGAGCAGCCGAAATAG
- a CDS encoding cation:proton antiporter, whose translation MSLEWSATLIISVVAAVTLLARQIRIADPILLVIAGIGLAFVPGLPKIAVDPKALLLAVLPPMLFWHAFIVTPREIRANALAVGLLALPLVALTVAAVAAVLHLVAGLPWAVAVVAGAILGPTDPVAFLTVARRLGVSPRLVGLLDGENLLNDFTALVVYGLAVDAVLSGAFSITDAPFTLLATAVGGIAIGLLVGYLVSIINSRVSHALVAPIVTLSGAYLAFLPAEALHVSAILAAGVAGRVAGARSAVVDEPQSRLVGYGFWNTLIFLLTAILFVLVGLQLPLAVQGTASDIGVLKICLLVTVAVVLTRLLFTLGIGLSLPNVARRMSKAGYRWPWAESLVAGWSGMRGALSLIMVMTLPGDFPYRDLLLIVTFSVLLATLLVQGLSLPLVIRWLPVERDNLTKQEIALVRDAAHAAASDRLNAMEALGEIRPDEADRLRSMYRWRQSSAAMETKDIELNLIRAERAEILQMRRRDVISDEVMRELEAELDMRVVILTGETPFSG comes from the coding sequence ATGAGTCTTGAATGGTCTGCCACCCTCATCATTTCTGTCGTTGCAGCCGTGACACTGCTGGCGCGCCAAATACGGATAGCCGATCCTATCTTGCTGGTCATCGCAGGCATCGGCTTGGCATTCGTACCCGGGCTTCCCAAGATCGCCGTCGATCCGAAAGCGCTGCTTCTTGCCGTCTTGCCGCCGATGTTGTTCTGGCACGCCTTCATCGTGACCCCGCGCGAGATCCGTGCGAACGCGCTTGCTGTCGGCTTGCTCGCACTGCCGCTCGTTGCACTTACCGTCGCGGCTGTCGCGGCTGTGCTCCACCTCGTCGCCGGCCTGCCATGGGCCGTTGCAGTGGTTGCCGGAGCCATTCTTGGCCCCACGGACCCAGTCGCCTTTCTAACGGTCGCGCGCCGATTGGGCGTCTCTCCGCGCCTTGTCGGCCTGCTCGACGGGGAGAATCTCCTGAACGATTTCACCGCCTTGGTGGTCTATGGCCTAGCCGTTGATGCCGTGCTGTCCGGTGCATTCTCGATTACAGACGCACCGTTCACGCTGCTGGCGACTGCGGTCGGCGGCATCGCGATTGGATTGCTCGTCGGCTATCTAGTATCGATCATCAATAGCCGGGTTTCTCATGCGCTCGTCGCTCCGATAGTCACCCTCTCCGGCGCGTACCTCGCGTTCCTGCCGGCAGAGGCTTTGCATGTGTCGGCTATTCTGGCGGCCGGTGTCGCCGGACGGGTGGCCGGAGCCAGATCGGCGGTTGTTGACGAACCGCAATCCCGTCTGGTTGGCTACGGCTTTTGGAACACGTTGATCTTCTTGCTAACAGCAATCCTCTTCGTACTCGTGGGATTGCAACTTCCTCTTGCTGTTCAAGGCACCGCTTCGGACATCGGGGTTCTGAAAATATGCCTGCTGGTCACAGTGGCTGTTGTGCTGACCCGTTTGCTTTTCACTTTGGGAATCGGATTATCGTTGCCAAACGTTGCACGTCGGATGAGCAAAGCAGGCTATAGATGGCCCTGGGCGGAGAGCCTCGTTGCTGGTTGGTCGGGCATGCGCGGGGCGCTGTCGCTCATTATGGTGATGACACTGCCTGGAGACTTTCCCTATCGCGATCTGCTGCTAATCGTGACGTTCTCGGTGTTGCTCGCGACGCTCCTGGTCCAAGGGTTGTCGCTTCCTCTTGTCATTCGATGGCTGCCCGTCGAGCGAGACAATCTAACCAAGCAGGAGATTGCCTTGGTCCGCGACGCCGCTCATGCCGCTGCCTCGGACCGACTGAATGCGATGGAAGCTTTAGGTGAGATCCGCCCGGATGAAGCGGATCGCCTGCGAAGCATGTATCGATGGCGCCAATCGTCGGCAGCGATGGAAACGAAGGACATTGAACTTAACCTTATCCGCGCCGAGAGGGCAGAAATACTGCAGATGCGGCGGCGCGACGTGATTAGCGACGAGGTCATGCGCGAGCTGGAAGCTGAGCTTGATATGCGCGTGGTCATTTTGACAGGTGAAACGCCGTTCTCGGGCTAG